One window of Leifsonia sp. AK011 genomic DNA carries:
- a CDS encoding folate-binding protein YgfZ — MSRPWADPSPPTQADGWPKLIDFTDREGAVGTPPQHYGNPLGEQKALAAGTAIVDLSDRGIITVTGPDRLTWLDSLTSQALAKLQPGESAETLLLDPTGRVEHSMRIVDDGVTAWLLVDGEQVEKLSAWLDRMRFMLRVEVAVPEDYVTVGAFTPLPEEPRSGGTSLPEEPRSGVSKGAIEQQAAAPNGVPLVWVDPWREVVTGGHQYSTTTEHPGAEWTYREVLVPRDADLSAFPAAGSLALEALRIAAWRPRLTTEVDERSIPHELDWLRSAVHLNKGCYRGQETVAKVHNLGHPPRRLVMLHLDGSEGLLPAPGSEVLLGDAVVGRVTSVALHHEFGPIALAVIKRSVDPAADLIVRGEVDVAAAQETIVPTDAGAEANVPRIPRLGAVTRQR, encoded by the coding sequence ATGTCGCGGCCCTGGGCCGACCCCTCGCCACCCACGCAAGCGGACGGCTGGCCAAAGTTGATTGATTTCACTGACCGTGAGGGTGCCGTCGGCACTCCGCCCCAGCACTACGGCAACCCGCTCGGCGAGCAGAAGGCGCTCGCCGCAGGCACCGCCATCGTCGACCTCTCCGACCGTGGCATCATCACCGTGACCGGCCCCGATCGCCTCACCTGGCTCGACTCGCTCACGTCGCAGGCGCTCGCGAAGCTGCAGCCGGGGGAATCCGCCGAGACTCTCCTGCTCGACCCGACCGGCCGCGTGGAGCACTCGATGCGCATCGTCGACGACGGTGTGACCGCGTGGCTGCTCGTCGACGGCGAGCAGGTGGAGAAGCTCTCCGCCTGGCTCGACCGGATGCGCTTCATGCTGCGCGTCGAGGTTGCCGTGCCCGAGGACTACGTGACGGTGGGGGCGTTCACCCCGCTCCCTGAGGAGCCGCGCAGCGGCGGCACCTCGCTCCCTGAGGAGCCGCGCAGCGGCGTCTCGAAGGGCGCCATCGAGCAACAAGCGGCCGCCCCCAACGGCGTCCCGCTGGTCTGGGTCGACCCGTGGCGCGAGGTCGTAACCGGCGGGCACCAGTACTCGACGACCACCGAGCATCCCGGTGCCGAGTGGACCTACCGCGAAGTGCTCGTGCCCCGCGACGCCGACCTCTCCGCGTTCCCGGCCGCGGGTTCGCTCGCGCTGGAGGCCCTGCGTATTGCTGCATGGCGCCCGCGGCTCACGACCGAGGTCGATGAGCGCAGCATCCCGCACGAACTCGACTGGCTGCGGTCGGCCGTGCACCTGAACAAGGGGTGCTACCGCGGGCAGGAGACGGTAGCGAAGGTGCACAACCTGGGGCACCCTCCGCGGCGCCTCGTGATGTTGCACCTCGACGGATCGGAGGGGCTGCTGCCGGCACCCGGGTCAGAGGTGCTTCTCGGTGACGCGGTTGTTGGGCGCGTGACATCCGTCGCCCTGCACCACGAGTTCGGGCCGATCGCGCTTGCCGTGATCAAGCGTTCCGTCGACCCTGCGGCCGACCTGATCGTGCGCGGTGAGGTGGATGTCGCGGCCGCCCAGGAGACGATCGTTCCGACTGATGCCGGGGCTGAGGCCAACGTACCGAGGATCCCGCGTTTGGGAGCAGTCACGAGGCAGCGATGA
- a CDS encoding aromatic acid exporter family protein, which produces MSDSPPLRRLARRVRMRAHFAAGWRRAVDSLPAALQLTLAVIASYSIAHFVFGHATPLIAVTATISTLGLARNAKPRAVLETALGITVGIALSEAIVLLIGKGGWQLGVVLFATIVVARAFSSNPAFAIAAAVQGMIVVLLPDPAGGVFTRSLDGVIAGLVALAATALIPRDPRRETKRDARLLFSVFHEGLGGLADSLSNADAPAAELALDRLRRTQVLVDDWATSLDNAQSIASISPWLRRHKPELETQERILAGADLTARHLRVVARRIAVLVSDGVKRPELAAMIAELSHGVDLLGQQVEDRSLVGASRSVFEDLARRLDPALIVPDGALRESVIVVLLRPFVVDLLVASGMDAQAARDLLPPVEDHPGSEEHPLGAPS; this is translated from the coding sequence ATGAGCGACAGCCCTCCGCTTCGGCGCCTCGCGCGTCGCGTGCGAATGCGTGCGCACTTCGCCGCCGGATGGCGCAGGGCCGTCGATAGCCTGCCCGCGGCGCTCCAGCTGACCCTCGCGGTGATCGCCTCCTACTCGATCGCGCACTTCGTTTTCGGCCACGCGACGCCGCTCATCGCGGTGACCGCCACCATCAGCACCCTTGGCCTCGCGCGCAACGCGAAGCCGCGTGCTGTGCTCGAGACTGCACTCGGCATCACGGTGGGCATCGCCCTCAGCGAGGCGATCGTGCTCCTGATCGGCAAGGGCGGCTGGCAGCTCGGCGTGGTGCTGTTCGCGACGATCGTCGTCGCGCGGGCATTCTCGTCGAACCCCGCGTTCGCGATCGCCGCAGCGGTGCAGGGCATGATTGTGGTGCTGCTGCCCGACCCGGCCGGCGGTGTCTTCACGCGAAGCCTCGACGGTGTGATCGCCGGTCTCGTGGCGCTCGCCGCCACCGCGCTCATCCCGCGCGACCCACGGCGCGAGACCAAGAGGGATGCCCGGCTTCTCTTCTCCGTCTTCCATGAGGGTCTCGGCGGCCTCGCCGACTCCCTGAGCAACGCCGACGCACCGGCGGCGGAGCTCGCTCTCGACCGGCTGCGCCGAACCCAGGTGCTCGTGGATGACTGGGCCACCTCCCTCGACAACGCCCAGTCGATCGCGAGCATCTCGCCGTGGCTGCGGCGTCACAAGCCTGAGCTCGAGACCCAGGAGCGCATCCTCGCCGGGGCCGACCTCACCGCCCGGCACCTGCGCGTGGTTGCTCGACGCATCGCGGTGCTCGTGTCCGACGGGGTGAAACGGCCGGAACTCGCGGCGATGATCGCCGAGCTTTCTCACGGGGTCGACCTGCTCGGCCAGCAGGTTGAGGATCGCAGCCTGGTTGGCGCGTCCCGCTCGGTGTTCGAGGATCTCGCCCGCCGGCTCGACCCCGCACTCATCGTGCCGGATGGGGCGCTGCGGGAGTCCGTCATCGTGGTGCTGCTTCGGCCCTTCGTGGTGGACCTGCTCGTGGCATCCGGTATGGACGCCCAGGCAGCGCGCGACCTGCTGCCCCCCGTGGAGGACCACCCGGGCTCGGAGGAGCACCCCCTGGGTGCCCCCTCCTAG
- a CDS encoding MFS transporter has product MSTTLAPERTTARIINPWRTFFVLSLCVGAFATLQNLVVPVLPVIQDDFNTSTAGVTWTVTAWLIAAAVATPLLGRVGDMVGRRRVLLISLAGVMVGSVLAAFAPNLEVLIAARIIQGMGGAMFPLAFGLLRDVFPRDRVPSAIGAMSAIIAIGGGIGAVLAGPLSSVIGWRGLFLVPLVLSVPGLILARMLVPESPERSPGRLNIPAAFLLSGWLVALLLPLSDGNVWGWNSPLVIGLFALAAVLLAAWIVVEWRAEQPLVDIRTMISPAIWPMNVAAVLIGAVMFSVFAYFPRFVQVPTSTGYGLGATVAESGLLTLPMLATMAIAGFLSGPLGRVIGFRAQIAGASGLIVLSTIALAFIHATTWQVAIAGAVFGFGLGLVYSAITSVVVQSVKPTETGVASGMNANLRTIGSSLGVTIMTAIVAGSSMGNELPTEQAYETGFLTVAIIGSGAILVTIVGSILASRRVVDDTAAIEVPAAS; this is encoded by the coding sequence ATGTCGACCACTCTCGCTCCCGAGCGCACAACCGCTCGCATCATCAACCCCTGGCGCACGTTCTTCGTGCTCTCCCTCTGCGTCGGCGCCTTCGCCACGCTGCAGAATCTCGTCGTACCCGTGCTGCCCGTCATCCAGGACGACTTCAACACGTCGACCGCAGGCGTCACCTGGACGGTGACCGCGTGGCTCATCGCCGCTGCCGTCGCCACGCCGCTCCTCGGTCGTGTCGGTGACATGGTCGGCCGTCGCCGGGTGCTGCTCATCTCGCTGGCTGGGGTGATGGTCGGCAGCGTGCTCGCCGCCTTCGCACCGAACCTCGAGGTGCTCATCGCCGCACGCATCATCCAGGGGATGGGTGGCGCGATGTTCCCGCTCGCGTTCGGTCTCCTCCGCGACGTCTTCCCCCGCGACCGCGTGCCCTCCGCGATCGGCGCCATGTCGGCGATCATCGCCATCGGCGGTGGCATCGGCGCGGTCCTGGCCGGCCCGCTCTCCTCCGTGATCGGATGGCGCGGCCTCTTCCTTGTGCCGCTCGTGCTCTCCGTTCCCGGCCTGATCCTGGCGCGGATGCTCGTGCCAGAGTCCCCGGAACGCTCCCCCGGCCGCCTCAACATCCCCGCGGCCTTCCTGCTCTCCGGCTGGCTGGTCGCGCTCCTCCTTCCGCTCAGCGACGGCAACGTCTGGGGATGGAACTCCCCGCTGGTCATCGGACTCTTCGCCCTCGCGGCCGTGCTGCTCGCCGCCTGGATCGTGGTCGAGTGGCGGGCCGAGCAGCCGCTCGTCGACATCCGCACCATGATCAGCCCTGCCATCTGGCCGATGAACGTGGCTGCTGTGCTCATTGGCGCCGTGATGTTCTCGGTGTTCGCGTACTTCCCACGGTTCGTGCAGGTGCCGACGTCGACGGGCTACGGCCTGGGCGCGACCGTCGCCGAGTCCGGACTGCTGACGCTTCCCATGCTTGCGACGATGGCGATCGCCGGGTTCCTGAGCGGGCCGCTGGGGCGAGTCATCGGGTTCCGTGCACAGATCGCCGGGGCATCCGGGCTCATCGTGCTCTCGACGATCGCGCTCGCCTTCATCCACGCGACCACGTGGCAGGTCGCGATCGCCGGCGCGGTCTTCGGCTTCGGGCTGGGACTCGTCTACTCGGCGATCACGAGTGTGGTCGTGCAGTCGGTCAAGCCGACAGAGACGGGTGTCGCGAGCGGCATGAACGCGAACCTGCGCACCATCGGCAGCTCGCTCGGCGTGACGATCATGACCGCGATCGTGGCCGGGTCGTCGATGGGCAACGAGCTGCCGACCGAACAGGCCTACGAGACCGGTTTCCTCACCGTCGCCATCATCGGAAGCGGCGCGATCCTCGTGACCATCGTCGGCTCGATCCTCGCGTCGCGCCGCGTCGTGGACGACACGGCCGCGATCGAGGTGCCGGCGGCGTCCTAG
- a CDS encoding TetR/AcrR family transcriptional regulator, with the protein MTTINDVVRRPQRADARRNFDALIAAAREVFSDDGSNASLEEIARRAGVGIGTLYRNFPTREALLEAVYVEEVQALGRAADGVLDLEPWDALETWLYRFLEYLRTKRALVEGLNKTSEVMTVCRTAMYEAGGPVLARAQAAGVARDDVTIEDAVRMLAGVSAVVYSDDAQRERVLGVTIDALRSR; encoded by the coding sequence ATGACCACGATCAACGACGTCGTGCGCAGACCCCAGCGAGCGGATGCCCGGCGCAACTTCGACGCCCTGATTGCTGCCGCGCGCGAGGTGTTCTCTGATGACGGGTCCAACGCATCCCTCGAGGAGATCGCGCGCAGGGCGGGAGTCGGCATTGGAACGCTGTACCGCAACTTCCCGACGCGCGAGGCATTGCTCGAAGCCGTCTACGTCGAAGAGGTGCAGGCACTCGGTCGTGCCGCCGATGGTGTGCTCGACCTGGAGCCCTGGGACGCTCTCGAGACGTGGCTGTACCGCTTTCTCGAGTACCTCCGCACCAAGCGCGCCCTCGTGGAGGGGCTCAACAAGACGTCCGAGGTGATGACGGTCTGCCGCACCGCGATGTACGAGGCCGGCGGACCGGTGCTCGCCCGAGCCCAGGCAGCCGGTGTCGCCCGCGACGATGTCACCATCGAGGACGCCGTGCGCATGCTCGCGGGTGTCTCCGCGGTCGTCTACTCGGACGACGCCCAGCGCGAGCGCGTGCTGGGCGTCACGATCGACGCACTCCGCTCACGGTAG
- a CDS encoding class I SAM-dependent methyltransferase → MPIGQVTRGTTGHNRLRRIDRWIAHLPELRRAEHPLVVDLGYGASATTPLELHERLSRVRGDVEVVGIEIEPARVAAAKPFEKPGVSFRVGGFEVPGERPTIIRALNVLRQYDESEVASAWQLMVGRLQPGGVLVEGTCNEVGRVASWVDVTANGPQRFTISLHLPSLEAPSVVAERLPKVLIHRNVPGERIHDLLKDLDRQWATHAGLGVYSPVQRWVASVAGLKDGGWPVLGGKNRWRLGEITLAWNAVAPR, encoded by the coding sequence ATGCCCATCGGCCAGGTCACCCGCGGAACGACCGGGCACAACCGGCTCCGCCGCATCGACCGGTGGATCGCGCACCTTCCCGAGTTGCGGAGGGCCGAGCATCCGCTCGTGGTCGACCTCGGGTACGGGGCATCCGCGACCACTCCCCTCGAACTGCACGAACGACTCAGCCGGGTGCGGGGCGACGTCGAGGTCGTCGGCATCGAGATCGAGCCAGCGCGAGTGGCGGCGGCGAAGCCGTTCGAGAAGCCGGGCGTGAGCTTTCGCGTCGGCGGGTTCGAGGTGCCGGGCGAGCGGCCGACGATCATCCGTGCGCTCAACGTGCTGCGCCAGTACGACGAGAGCGAGGTCGCCAGCGCGTGGCAGCTCATGGTCGGGCGCCTGCAGCCCGGCGGCGTGCTCGTCGAGGGCACGTGCAACGAGGTCGGACGCGTCGCCAGCTGGGTGGATGTCACGGCCAACGGCCCGCAACGCTTCACCATCTCCCTCCACCTGCCGTCGCTGGAGGCGCCGAGCGTGGTCGCGGAACGGCTACCGAAAGTGCTCATCCACCGAAACGTCCCCGGCGAGCGTATCCACGATCTCCTGAAAGACCTCGACCGCCAGTGGGCCACTCATGCGGGGCTCGGCGTGTACTCGCCGGTGCAGCGGTGGGTGGCATCCGTCGCGGGGTTGAAGGACGGCGGGTGGCCCGTGCTCGGCGGTAAGAACCGCTGGCGCCTCGGGGAGATCACGCTCGCCTGGAACGCGGTCGCCCCGCGCTGA
- a CDS encoding helix-turn-helix transcriptional regulator, translating into MPTDHLSRTFAALADPTRRAMLARLAQGEATVGQLAEPFPLTFAAVSKHLGVLEQAGLVSRGRDARYRPARIDARPLAVASAWFEDYEQLWQGSFDSLGALLATLQEEPPQNDQGETP; encoded by the coding sequence ATGCCCACAGACCACCTCAGCCGCACCTTCGCGGCTCTCGCCGACCCCACGCGCCGCGCCATGCTCGCGCGCCTGGCGCAGGGTGAGGCAACGGTCGGCCAGCTGGCGGAGCCGTTCCCGCTCACGTTCGCCGCGGTGTCCAAGCACCTCGGGGTGCTCGAGCAGGCGGGGCTCGTGAGCCGCGGACGCGACGCCCGGTACCGCCCGGCCCGCATCGACGCGCGGCCTTTGGCCGTGGCATCCGCCTGGTTCGAGGACTACGAGCAGCTCTGGCAGGGCAGCTTCGACTCGCTCGGCGCCCTGCTCGCCACCCTTCAAGAAGAACCCCCACAGAACGACCAAGGAGAGACCCCATGA
- a CDS encoding SRPBCC domain-containing protein, with amino-acid sequence MTDSFTVTRTFAAPRELVWDAFTKPEHFAVWFGTDAVPIPLDTVTLDVRPGGVLKATMLIPDGPRIDWEGEYVEVDRPARLVFTLTDQPGTDPGDPIVVTFDEVDGGTEVALTQPRHGFSDEQVAATIAGYNAFFDTLEGVVESLK; translated from the coding sequence ATGACCGACAGCTTCACCGTCACCCGCACGTTCGCCGCGCCGCGCGAGCTGGTGTGGGATGCCTTCACCAAGCCCGAGCATTTCGCGGTGTGGTTCGGCACTGATGCCGTGCCGATTCCGCTCGACACTGTCACGCTCGACGTGCGCCCCGGCGGCGTGCTCAAGGCGACCATGCTCATCCCGGACGGCCCGCGCATCGACTGGGAGGGGGAGTACGTGGAGGTCGACCGCCCCGCACGCCTCGTCTTCACGCTCACCGACCAGCCCGGCACCGACCCGGGCGACCCCATCGTCGTGACCTTCGACGAGGTGGATGGCGGCACTGAGGTTGCACTCACCCAGCCGCGCCACGGCTTCAGCGACGAGCAGGTCGCAGCCACGATCGCCGGCTACAACGCCTTCTTCGACACCCTCGAGGGCGTGGTGGAGTCGCTGAAATAG
- a CDS encoding SDR family NAD(P)-dependent oxidoreductase produces MDLQLSGRVVLVVGGTGYIGSVIARRARQEGATVVVASRHPEEEEGIELDASDQPSVEKAIASVLADHGRLDGVVITAAPPAHLLDPKRLSDPEQITQAMDAKAMSFLRVASAAIPHMVDQGFGRVIGISGQNAFLTGNITATVRNTVLSIAAKSLADEFAGTGVAVNVINPGLVTDDPSTDVALARPGQSSPTQIADLTAFLLSPLANISGESISIGHHLRGVVLP; encoded by the coding sequence ATGGATCTTCAGCTCAGCGGTCGTGTGGTGCTCGTCGTCGGCGGAACGGGCTACATCGGTTCCGTGATTGCACGCCGGGCGCGTCAGGAGGGCGCGACGGTGGTGGTTGCGTCGCGGCATCCGGAGGAAGAGGAGGGCATCGAGCTTGATGCATCCGACCAGCCGTCGGTGGAGAAGGCGATCGCGAGCGTCCTCGCAGACCATGGCCGCCTCGACGGGGTCGTCATCACCGCCGCCCCGCCCGCGCATCTGCTCGACCCGAAGCGCCTCTCCGACCCCGAGCAGATCACCCAGGCGATGGATGCCAAGGCCATGAGTTTCTTGAGGGTGGCAAGCGCCGCGATCCCGCACATGGTCGACCAGGGTTTCGGCCGCGTCATCGGAATCAGCGGCCAGAACGCATTCCTCACCGGGAATATCACGGCGACCGTGCGCAACACCGTGCTGAGCATCGCGGCGAAGAGCCTCGCCGACGAGTTCGCCGGAACGGGCGTCGCCGTCAACGTGATCAACCCGGGCCTGGTGACGGATGACCCGAGCACCGACGTTGCACTGGCGCGCCCGGGCCAGTCCTCCCCGACGCAGATCGCCGACCTCACCGCGTTCCTGCTGTCGCCGCTCGCGAACATTTCGGGGGAGAGCATCTCGATCGGGCACCACCTGCGCGGGGTCGTGCTGCCGTAG
- a CDS encoding phosphoglyceromutase: MTHTLILLRHGNSDWNQKNLFTGWVDVRLSEQGVGEAKRAGQLLAESGLKPEVLYTSLLTRAIQTANLALEEADRLWIPVKRSWRLNERHYGALQGLDKAETLEKYGPELFQTWRRSFDTPPPVLDDDAEYSQVHEERYQGIDGEIPRTESLKIVIERMLPYWFSDITVDLAAGKTVLVTAHGNSLRALVKHLDGISDEDIAELNIPTGIPLVYELDENFIPTGPAAYLDPEAAAAGAAAVAAQGKK, from the coding sequence ATGACGCACACCCTGATCCTCCTCCGCCACGGCAACTCCGACTGGAACCAGAAGAACCTCTTCACCGGTTGGGTGGATGTCAGGCTCAGCGAGCAGGGCGTCGGCGAGGCCAAGCGTGCCGGCCAGCTGCTGGCCGAGTCCGGACTCAAGCCCGAGGTGCTCTACACGAGCCTCCTCACCCGCGCGATCCAGACCGCCAACCTCGCCCTCGAGGAGGCCGACCGCCTCTGGATCCCGGTCAAGCGCAGCTGGCGCCTCAACGAGCGTCACTACGGTGCGCTGCAGGGCCTCGACAAGGCGGAAACCCTCGAGAAGTACGGCCCCGAGCTCTTCCAGACCTGGCGTCGCAGCTTCGACACCCCGCCGCCCGTGCTCGACGACGACGCCGAGTACAGCCAGGTGCACGAGGAGCGCTACCAGGGCATCGACGGCGAGATCCCCCGCACCGAGAGCCTCAAGATCGTGATCGAGCGGATGCTCCCCTACTGGTTCTCGGACATCACCGTCGACCTCGCCGCAGGCAAGACCGTGCTGGTCACCGCGCACGGCAACAGCCTCCGCGCCCTCGTGAAGCACCTCGACGGCATCTCGGACGAGGACATCGCCGAGCTGAACATCCCGACGGGCATCCCGCTGGTCTACGAGCTTGACGAGAACTTCATCCCGACCGGCCCCGCCGCGTACCTCGACCCCGAGGCTGCTGCCGCTGGTGCCGCGGCGGTTGCCGCGCAGGGCAAGAAGTAG
- a CDS encoding PspC domain-containing protein has product MTNAGSGVLIRPRQGRVLAGVALAIANRFGWDVTLVRVLTAIAILFTGVGLILYVALWIVVPSGV; this is encoded by the coding sequence ATGACAAACGCAGGTAGTGGAGTGCTCATTCGTCCGAGGCAGGGTCGCGTGCTCGCGGGGGTCGCGCTCGCGATCGCCAACCGTTTCGGGTGGGATGTCACGCTCGTGCGAGTGCTGACCGCGATCGCGATCCTCTTCACGGGCGTCGGGTTGATCCTGTACGTCGCGCTGTGGATCGTGGTGCCGTCGGGGGTGTAG
- a CDS encoding DUF4190 domain-containing protein has translation MSYPNQVIYQQVVRPPGNGNAVAALVLGIVAIALGVWVIIPFVGLVFAFLAFLPGALAVIFGHIGVRRAASVGGVGRGQAIAGLALGYVTVGLIAVTTIFWMLAIAGSAATSQYS, from the coding sequence ATGAGTTATCCGAACCAAGTCATCTATCAGCAGGTCGTCCGCCCTCCCGGGAACGGGAACGCGGTTGCGGCCCTCGTGCTCGGGATCGTTGCCATCGCTCTCGGTGTCTGGGTCATCATCCCGTTTGTCGGGTTGGTATTCGCGTTCCTCGCGTTCCTGCCCGGTGCTCTCGCGGTGATCTTCGGGCACATCGGAGTCCGACGAGCGGCGTCGGTCGGTGGAGTCGGGCGCGGCCAGGCCATCGCGGGGCTGGCGCTGGGGTACGTCACAGTAGGACTGATCGCGGTGACGACCATCTTCTGGATGCTCGCGATCGCCGGGTCTGCGGCGACCTCTCAGTACAGCTAG
- a CDS encoding DUF429 domain-containing protein, whose product MPNYFGIDLAWGEGSAEKAAKETGVAMVREDGSVADVGWTTGIEETTRWIADRIGEGDTIAIDAPLVVVNPTGMRECEREVGQRYGRWKVAANSTNLTRAWLGGVTLRQSLEASGVQYDDGVHRPDPGATTMFECYPYTTLVGAHELGYEVERPRYKRPNTSLPSTERRSARAAVFDDLVSRMLALRDASVPLDLLSHASTADLSITLSPTTDRDYKHREDLLDALLCAWTAAVWAEEGLDRCQVLGALSEPDEAGRRATIIALARSEQRQSTRPKRILTVEDESASDLSRSVTVSRETDILLTEASNLMARSKSDIVEAAVVAYVDAHRNEISPPTRG is encoded by the coding sequence ATGCCTAACTACTTCGGTATCGACCTCGCTTGGGGTGAAGGCTCCGCCGAAAAGGCAGCCAAAGAGACCGGCGTCGCCATGGTTCGCGAGGACGGCTCGGTAGCAGATGTTGGGTGGACGACCGGCATCGAGGAGACGACCCGCTGGATCGCCGACCGTATCGGAGAGGGCGACACCATCGCTATCGACGCTCCGCTTGTCGTGGTAAACCCGACGGGCATGCGCGAGTGTGAGCGCGAGGTGGGCCAGCGCTATGGCCGTTGGAAGGTCGCCGCGAACTCGACGAACCTCACTCGCGCCTGGCTCGGCGGCGTGACACTCCGCCAAAGCCTCGAGGCGAGCGGCGTGCAGTACGACGACGGGGTGCATCGGCCCGACCCCGGGGCGACCACCATGTTCGAGTGCTACCCCTACACGACTCTCGTCGGCGCTCATGAGCTCGGCTATGAGGTCGAGCGCCCGCGCTATAAGCGCCCGAACACCAGCCTCCCGTCGACCGAGCGCCGGTCCGCACGCGCAGCAGTGTTCGACGATCTCGTTTCAAGGATGTTGGCCCTAAGGGATGCCTCGGTGCCACTCGACTTGCTCAGTCACGCATCCACAGCCGACCTCTCCATCACGCTCTCGCCCACCACCGATCGGGACTACAAGCATCGCGAAGATCTCCTCGACGCGCTGCTGTGCGCGTGGACGGCCGCGGTATGGGCTGAAGAAGGGCTCGATCGCTGCCAGGTGCTCGGAGCCTTGAGCGAGCCAGATGAAGCTGGGCGTCGAGCGACAATAATCGCCCTCGCGCGATCGGAACAACGGCAGAGCACCCGTCCCAAGCGAATCCTGACCGTCGAGGATGAATCAGCGAGTGACCTTTCGCGATCGGTGACAGTAAGCCGCGAAACTGACATTCTGCTCACCGAAGCATCGAATCTCATGGCGCGCTCGAAGTCAGATATTGTCGAGGCCGCTGTGGTTGCCTACGTCGACGCGCACCGCAACGAGATCAGCCCTCCGACTCGAGGGTAG
- a CDS encoding uracil-DNA glycosylase, translated as MPETPDKVSHRMMRYEWFRDEQKARLHEPHISPITRLVDELRQQGRGWVPYVAPMHGGVSSRLLTVLRDPGPGTLDGSGSGMLCVENDDPAAENQANMMDAAGIHPSDVLPWNAYPWYINRHPRVSEIKAGLEALFGVLDMLPDLEIVLLQGASAQDSWRRAVIARPDLLTRGLTVVSSFHPARQALFHRDPEVREARRADRIEKMRLVGELLAKRTYA; from the coding sequence ATGCCCGAAACTCCCGACAAAGTTTCACACCGAATGATGCGTTATGAATGGTTTCGAGACGAACAGAAGGCACGTCTTCACGAGCCACACATCTCGCCAATCACTCGACTCGTCGATGAGCTCCGGCAGCAAGGCCGCGGATGGGTGCCGTACGTCGCGCCAATGCATGGCGGAGTTTCCTCCCGCCTCCTCACTGTGCTTCGGGATCCCGGCCCTGGCACACTCGATGGATCCGGCTCGGGAATGCTCTGCGTTGAGAATGATGACCCCGCGGCCGAAAACCAAGCGAACATGATGGATGCGGCAGGCATTCACCCTTCCGACGTTCTGCCTTGGAACGCCTACCCCTGGTACATCAACCGTCACCCTCGAGTTTCGGAGATCAAAGCAGGGCTTGAGGCACTGTTCGGAGTCCTGGATATGCTCCCTGACCTCGAAATTGTCCTTCTTCAAGGAGCGTCCGCTCAGGATTCTTGGCGGCGAGCGGTCATCGCCAGGCCCGACCTGCTTACGCGTGGGTTGACAGTGGTCTCGAGCTTTCATCCTGCCCGACAAGCGCTGTTCCACCGCGACCCAGAAGTTCGTGAAGCTCGCCGGGCCGACCGCATCGAGAAGATGCGTTTGGTGGGGGAGCTCCTGGCGAAGCGAACTTATGCCTAA